The genomic segment CAAGCTGTCCACCGGGTGTTCCGGAACACTGGTGGGCGACCGGCACGTTCTGACCGCCGCCCACTGCGTCCACGACGGGAAGAACTACGTGAAAGGGGCGCAAAAGCTCCGGGTGGGTTTCCTGAAGCCAAAGCAGCGTGACTCTCCCAATCCTGCCTCTGCCACCAATGCATCCAACGCCCATCCATCACCCCCAGATAAGATGAAGTTCCAGTGGATTCGTGCCAAGCGCACCCACGTGCCCAAAGGCTGGATCAAGGGCAACGGCAACGACATCGGAATGGACTACGACTACGCCTTATTAGAGCTCAAGAAGGCCCACAAAAGACGCCACATGAAGCTGGGCGTCTCCCCGCCGGCGAAGCAACTGCCCGGGCGCAGGGTCCAGTTCTCCGGCTATGACAACGACCGGCCGGGCCAGCTGGTCTACCGGTTCTGCCGGGCTGGAGAGGAGACGCCAGACCTTCTCTACCAGCACTGTGATGCCCAGCCCGGGGCCAGCGGCTCGGGGATTTACGCTCGTATGTGGGACCGGAGGAGGCGGCGCTGGGAGAGGAAGGTGATCGGGGTGTTCTCAGGGCACCAGTGGGTGGATCGAGACGGGGCGTTGCAGGAGTTTAACGTGGCGGTGAGGGTGACACCTCTGAAATACGCCCAGATCTGCTACTGGATCAAGGGAAACTATGTAGACTGCCGAGAAGGATGAGGAAGAGGTGGACATGTcatgcacatactgtacacacacacagagatacacacacaaggAGGATTGATGGAGGAGAAAGTGAAGGGGGTCTTCACTTCCCTTGCTGAGGAAGTGAAGTTGACCAGTGGACATGTCATTCATACACATGCAGTACACACTTCATCATGCATTAATACTGTTTCATTACTAATACATCCATCGTTCTGCATGCAGACATCCTCCCAAAACACAACTAGAACCACTCACATTTACACCCAGGAAGTCCTTCTGTACATACATCCTCACTAACCCTTTCCATCGTACATGAAATAAAATGTACAAATGTATTCGTGCCCTTCTTACTGCATGATCAACACTGTGCTTTGAAACACAACTGAAAGGTCTTATGACTGAGCTTTAGAAGATGGCTTTGACCAGGGACTCCCTGGACCAACGTGTCATGATGGTGAAGAGAACATTTACTGCACTGAAAGAAAGGATGAAATAAGAGGAACAAGACGTGTAAGAGATTGGTGGAGAGACAGACGCAGTTTCACTGCTAATTCTATAGATTGTCAGAGCTCTGTTGGGACATCTCTTTTTTTCTCTGTTATTGCCAATGAATGTAACCCTGTCATCAACCAAAGGTGCTACCCTGCTCTTCAAAAATGTAAACTCAAGGTATAGACTGTCACAGTACAAACTGTTGGTTTTTCAAATGGACCAGAGTAAAATATCCATAACTCCCTCTGCTGGGCCAAATACAATACTACAGGCCACTCTGCTGCGTAGCACCAGAGTGTTGACCCTGTCGTATACTGACCCTGTCGTATACTGACCCTGTCGTACTGACCCTCAACTACTCATGATATGCACTTTGTCAAACTTTATGGGTGAGCTATTTTTCTGTTTCAAAAACAATTGTGCAGTGATAAATATATCAACTTTATAATGCTTTGGAATAAAATGCATAATGCAGTTTTGCTAATGGGTCTTTGTGGTTTCATCTCTTATCTACACGATCTCATGGACAAACAAACACATTTCACACGTCAGTTTAACagcatttttatttgatttttttatttcaacGGCATAAAAAAATGCTCATCGAAAATCAAACACTGAGCCATACGACAGCATGTCTCCCCCCTCCATCTTCCTTCCACCTCACCCACTGAAAATATAAACACAGCTAACGTTCCAGGTCATCTTTATTGCAGTCATCCTGCACATATCAGATGTCACATCTCAGGTACCACATTCATTTGATATAGCAATCTGCTGAGAGGTGCCTTCAACAGGACTGCATTAAAAGACAAGGTGGAACGCACCCATGAACAAACATCATACAGGCAACCTGGGATTTTGGCACGTTGATAAAAACATGAATCATTCTAGATCAGCTGCTCATAGAAAAGGAACAAAATAGAATGGATGAACGGACAATTATGGCACCAGAACCCATCCCACAACATCATCTGGGACTCGCAACAAGGCAAGCTGTTTAAAATAACACTGCTAGCAGCTGAGCACAACTTGCAGCATTGAAGATACCAAGTGTAATTTGTAATTTAATTTCAAGCACACACTGGAAAGTAAAGCACATACATATGTCTGCTCATTCAATGCGGTTTGTGTCCCATCTAGAAAAACGGCCATGCAATCTGTTGCGGTGGTGGTGTTCATTCTATTCAGACTATATCTATGTTGTCCGCTTCTCAGGCACAGTGAAATGAAGAGCGGCTATTTGTGGTAAATGAATGACCTGAATGTAACATGACACTGCAAAGAAGACATTGGGCCTGTTCCAAATtttaccctatatagtgcactacttttaacctgggctaataaggctctggtcaaaagctgtgcactatgtagggaatagggggtcatTTGGGACGTGGATATGTTCTACAGGCACCAGAGTCAGCGCTCATGGCCAAACTGCAGACAGTCTTGCTACGAAACGAATCCTAATAAAACACCGTAAAGGGATGAATATGTTCTCTAAAGAGGTGTGCAGGGAGAGGCGGGGTCTCCTCAGTCGCTTCCTTGATTGGCCAACCGAGCCAAAGTCTCTTCCTTGATTGGCCGCCGGCGGCAGTCTATCCCTCTGATTGGCTCTGAAGCCTTCTTTAAGCATCTTTGGTGGAAGTCGGAACGCGGTGAGCATAGGAGGAGGAGCTTAGCACAGCGCGTGGGCGGGGCCTCATGGCATCAAGAACACAACTCACTCTCTCCCATTCAATCGCTTTGCACAATGAGGCAACAACAAACATCACATGACAATACTACCGTAATGCCCTGTGTTACTTTTGAAACAgtatacaaaataaaatattatttaaaTAGGTATAAACATTGCATGAAAAATAGAACCGTATCAAAACAATATGAGTTCACAGTCAGTCCATCCCACCCCACTGCTGCACCCCCAAACCCCTCTCTCACCTCCACCCCTTCCATCCATCCCGCTGTACAACCATAGTTGCAGGGAGGCTAGGGAGTATCCGAACCCACGTCCCCCAGCTCCAGAACCCTCTCCTGGGGTGTCACTGGGACTTTAGCCCCAGGCCGTTGGTGGCGGTACTGTTGGACCCTGTACTGGAGGTAACAGGGTAGGAGTAGGCCTTGCCCAGCACGATGCGGTCCCGGAGCAGCTTGAAGAGGACGTAGTAGTTACAGAACAGGATGAGGCCCAGGGACAGGGTGTGATTCCAGCTCTCAGAGCGGAGCAGGGAGTACAGCtggtacaggactacactagACTCGATCCAGATTAACAGGTTCAGGATCCGCAACGGCTTGTGGAAAAGGAACTACAACACAATAAATAATATCACAATTGGTATTTATTTATAAACATGTATTTATAGTTAGACTTGGAAATAAAGTGAAATCTCAAGGCAGTACATGGGcaggatataaacacacacaagaGGTCTAGTAAAGGCAGTGACTCACGTAAAACCGAGCGTGGGAGACGTCCGAGGGCAGGGCCACGTTGTAGGGTCCTACAGCCTTGTACAGGCTACGACTGTGACGTACTAACACCCCCTGGGGCCAGACTGTACTCTCAGACCACCTGCAACACACAATGAAAAGGTGGAGATTGATCCTACAGCCGACAGATCAAATAGAACCCTGCCTAGAAGACCAGACAGCAGAGTCTGGTGGACAGCAGAGTCTGGTGGACAGCAGAGTCTGGTGGACAGCAGAGTCTGGTGGACAGCAGAGTCTGGTGGACAGCAGAGTCTGGTGGACAGCAGAGTCTGGTGGACAGCAGAGTCTGGTggacagcagagacagcagagtcTGGTGGACAGCAGAGTCTGGTGGACAGCAGAGTCTGGTGGACAGCAGAGTCTGGTGGACAGCAGGGTGgctaaccctcttcctggagacaGCCTCCTTACGCATGGCTTTACTCCATCCCTGCTCTAACGCACCTGGTGGAGTCCTGAAGACCAGTTGATTAGAGTCAGACGTGTTGGAACCAAATCCTGCACATGTCTAGCTCTCCAGGAGAAAAGGTTGGGTTACGTACATACACAAGTGCTGCGGGGCGTTGttgtaatagtgtgtgtgtgtgtgtgtgtgtgtgtgtggaccacctAAGCGTGCTGTGGGCCATTGCTGttgaagtatgtgtgtgtgtgtggaccacctACACGTGCTGTGGCGCGTTGCTGAAGAATCCGTGCTCCAGCTTCTGCCAGCGCCCCAGGTGGGCTGCAGAGCGGTGCAGCAGGTCACAGTAGCTGGGAGGTAACAGCTGGCTCATCAGCATCACAAACGCATTGATCCACACCATGATCAGGTGCTCACAGGACCAGCGCATGTCATAGTACTGGGTACTCTGGAGGGGGAGACAAAACCACGTTTTAGGCTTCAAGGGCCTTGCTTAACACAAATGCAGGAGACAGCACCTAGGATACCTGGAGACTGAAGGAGGAAACTGTGAACGCACAAAGACCCAGGGGAGGGGAGATGAGTACCAGGAGGGTTGACAGTGCCTTGGATAACAGGGAGGGGAGCACCAGGAGGGTTGACAGTTCCTTGGATAACAGGGAGGGGAGCACCAGGAGGGTTGACAGTTCCTTGGATAACAGGGAGGGGAGCACCAGGAGGGTTGACAGTTCTTGGAAACAGGGGGAGATACCAGGAGGGTTGACAGTGCCTTGGATAACAGGGAGGGGAGCACCAGGAGGGTTGACAGTCCCTTGGATAACAGGGAGGGGAGCACCAGGAGGGTTGACAGTGCCTTGGATAACAGGGAGGGGAGCACCAGGAGGGTTGACAGTTCCTTGGATAACAGGGAGGGGAGCACCAGGAGGGTTGACAGTTCCTTGGATAACAGGGAGGGGAGATGAGTACCAGGAGGGTTGACAGTTCCTTGGATAACAGGGAGGGGAGGAAAGCAGCAACCTgctagagggaggaaaagagaggaggagaaaaaaagagaaagagaaaaagagagagagagacgtacctTGATGaagcagagggggaggaaggcTACGTAGTAAGAGTTAGTACCTTGACGaagcagagggggaggaaggcTACGTAGTAAGAGTTAGTACCTTAACGaagcagagggggaggaaggcTACGTAGTAAGAGTTAGTACCTTAACGaagcagagggggaggaaggcTACGTAGTAAGAGTTAGTACCTTAACGAagcagaggggggaggaaggcTACGTAGTAAGAGTTAGTACCTTAACGAagcagaggggggaggaaggcTACGTAGTAAGAGTTAGTACCTTAACGaagcagagggggaggaaggcTACGTAGTAAGAGTTAGTACCTTAACGaagcagagggggaggaaggcTACGTAGTAAGAGTTAGTACCTTAACGaagcagagggggaggaaggcTACGTAGTAAGAGTTAGTACCTTAACGaagcagagggggaggaaggcTACGTAGTAAGAGTTAGTACCTTAACGAAGCAGAGGAAGGCTACGTAGTAAGAGTTAGTACCTTAACGaagcagagggggaggaaggcTACGTAGTAAGAGTTAGTACCTTAACGaagcagagggggaggaaggcTACGTAGTAAGCGCTGAAGAGGGAGTTGAAGAGGACTTCCTTGATGCGACGGTTGAAGTCGCTCCGGAGTTCCTCCACCTCGCTGCGGATGAGTTCTGGAGACGGGGGCTGGGGACAGGTGTGCTGGGGAATGTGGCCTGGAGTGGTAAACTGCTCTCTCAAGTTCTCCCTTAGTAACGCTAGGAAGTCCTTAGgcctggagggagaagagagaagtaagaatgatctaggatcagttttttcATAATGGAATAAGACTACATGGACAGGGGAGACCAGGGCCCCGTATCCACAAATGATCTCAGAGTAGACAATTGGTGAGAAGTGCTGAGAATATAAATTTTACTCCTACTcttatgggtaaaaataaaaagctaTGCATGAACCCTCTTTATTAATAAGAGTCACGCCCTAGGCCCCtgtccacaaagcatctcagaaaagGTCGTAGGAAtcctgttaaaacctgttttaTGACAAAACTCCCAGCtgagagtaggttttaggatgatgttaagatACTGCCCAGCCAAACTCTGAGCCAGGAGGAAAATCAAGTCATGAAAGTTTCTCTCAGATGGTTCTCATGACAGTTTGAGGTACCACAAAGGAAAGATAATGATGACGCTCATTAACCAAGTTGCaaatgatttgatttattaggatcccctattagccaatggtgacagctagtcttcctggggtccaacaaaTAATGATACAGTTAAAAACATGAACATATAGAGTGTCTGCATCAACCAGTTCCACATACacgtcagtacagacacacaaccagtaggtcacatgggggagaggcgttgggccgtgaggtgttgcattatttgaaaccaggtttgttgTTTATTTGCTCTATATGAGTGCATCTCACTGCACTGagaataggaaacactgtcaccaccgataaatccaccataattgagaatttcaataagcatttctctacagctggccatgctttccacctggctacccctatccctggccaacagccctgcaccccccacagcaccCAAGCATCccctatttctccttcacccaaatacagatagccaatgttctgaaagagctgcaaaatctggacgcctacaaatcagctgggctagacaatctggactctcTTTTTCTAAAATGATCCCCTTCAATttctgcaacccctattactagcctgttcaacctctctttcgtatcgtctgagattcccaaagattggaaagctgccggggtcatccccctcttcaaagggagacACTGTAGAtcaaaactgttacagacctatatccatcctgccatgCCTTTCtcaaatcttcgaaagccaagttaacaaacagatcaccgactatttcgaatcccaccgtaccgtcgccgctatgcaatctggtttctgagctggtcatgggtgcacctcagccacgctcaaggtcctaaacaatatcacaaccgccatcgataagagactaTACTGTAAAGCTgaattcatcgacctggccaagggtttcgactctgtcaatccccgcattcttattggcagactcaacagccttggtttctcaattgactgcctcgcctggttcaccaactacttctcagatagagttcagtgtgtcaaatcggagggcctgttgtccggacctcatgcagtctctatgggggtgccacagggttcaattttcgggccgactcttttctctgtatacatcaatgatgtcgctcctgctgctgctgattctctgatccacctctacgcagacgacaccattctgtatacctctggctcttctttggacactgtgttaactaacctccagatgagcttcaataccatacaactctccttccgtggcctccaactgctcttaaatgcaagtaaaactaaatgcatgcgtttcaaccgatcgctgcccacacctgcccgcccatccagcaacactactctggacggttctgacttagaatatgtggacaactacaaatacctaggtgtctggttagactgtaaactctccttccagagtcacattaaacatctccaatttcattcgcaacaaagcatccttcactcacgctgccaaactcacgctgccaaacataccctcgtaaaactgactatcctactgatccttgacttcggcgatgtcatttacaaaatagcctccaacactctactcagcaaattggatgcagtctatcacagtgccatccgttttgtcaccaaagccccatatactacccaccactgcgacctgtatgctctcgttggctggccctcgcgtcatattcgtcgccaaacccactggctccaggtcatctataagtctttgctaggtaaagccccgccttatctcagctcactggtcaccatagcagcacccacccgtagcacgcactccagaaggtatatttcactggtcatccccaaagccaattactCGTTTGGCCGCCtatccttccagttctccgctgccaatgactggaacgaattgcaaaaatcactgaagctggagactcatatttccctctcgaactttaagcaccagctgtcagagcagctcacagatcactgcacctgtaaatagcccatctgtaaatagcccatccaactacctcatccccatactgttatttttttttgttgctcctttgcacctcagtatccctacttgcacattcatcttctgcacatctatcactccagtgtttaattgctaaattgtaattatttcgccactatggcctatttattgccttacctcccttatcttacctcatttgcacacactgtatatagacttttctattgtgttattgactgcatgtttgtttattccatgtgtaactctgtgttgttgtgtgtgtcactcatttacaactgccatgtcgcagttgtaaatgagaacttgttctcaactggcctacctggttaaataaaggtgaaataaaaatacaaatgtaaaaaaattagaTGGGAGTTCCATaaactcatggctctgtataatactgtacgtttccttgaatatgttctggacctgggaactgtgaaaagacccctggtggcatgtctggtggggtaagagtGTGTGTCAcacggcgtatcacatttaacaaaccaaacattcaaatactgttatagaaggtaaagtaaaaacccaaaccggtccgtgcatcaataccggtatatagtaaaatacggtatactgcccagccctagcagtcagtctttcctcagcTCTTAGCCAAgacagactggcatgcatagtttCTACATtatccctctgattacaatgaagagcaagacgttctgctctgttctgggccagctgcagcttaactaggttttTCTTTGTAGCacttgaccacatgactggacaataatcaagatgagataaaactagagcctgcaggacttgctttgtggagtcaaaaagcagagcatctctttattacggctaagcttctccccatctttacaaccattaaatctatatgttttgaccatgacagtttacaatctaaagtaACAGCAAGTAATTTaatctcaacttgttcaacagccacaccattcattaccagattcagctgaggtctagaacttagggaatgatttataccaaatacaatgctcttagttttagagatgttcaggaccggTTTATTACTGGCTACCCATTCCacaacagactgcaactctttaagggtttcagtgacttcattagctgtggtttctgatgcggatatggttgaatcatcagcatacatagacacatatgctttgtttaatgccagtggcaggtcattggtgaaaatagaaaagagtagaagtcctagagagctgccctgcggtacacgacaatttaaatgtttgacattagagaagcttccattaaagaaaaccctctgagttctattagatagatagctctgaatccacaatatggcagaagTTGAAAAGCCACAACACACAagttctcaacaacaggttatggtcaataatatcaaaggctgcactgaaatctaacagtagaGGGCCAACAATCTTactattatcaatttctttcaaccaatcagtcatttgtgtcagtgcagtacatattgagtgcccttctctataagcatgctgaaagtctgttgttcatttgtttac from the Salmo salar chromosome ssa17, Ssal_v3.1, whole genome shotgun sequence genome contains:
- the LOC106598227 gene encoding serine protease 23, with the translated sequence MQTKRTWVEALRGSPFSMASFPSIPSPLPLLSLFLLLSIPPVAPIQPQWPLQRVPVVLPQVTEDRPAPHFQADARLDVTSPCDPECHKKALPPSYWDLRSILSYETLHSNGRLTETAVGIYGYTARPQTTPALPSRRKRQIFGHDGRFSIVGQDFLLNYPFSAAVKLSTGCSGTLVGDRHVLTAAHCVHDGKNYVKGAQKLRVGFLKPKQRDSPNPASATNASNAHPSPPDKMKFQWIRAKRTHVPKGWIKGNGNDIGMDYDYALLELKKAHKRRHMKLGVSPPAKQLPGRRVQFSGYDNDRPGQLVYRFCRAGEETPDLLYQHCDAQPGASGSGIYARMWDRRRRRWERKVIGVFSGHQWVDRDGALQEFNVAVRVTPLKYAQICYWIKGNYVDCREG
- the LOC106595138 gene encoding transmembrane protein 39A, translated to MPGGRRGPSRQQLSRSALPSLQTLVGGSLSNSNGLRNRSSNCVGLSAPPLSALITPEPVRHYRIPDLPLDSSLLFEFLLFLYLLVALFVQYINIYRTVWWYPYSHPAASTSLNFHLMDYHLAIFITVMLARRLVWTIVSEASQTSPCSLVRYVVLIAARLSLLTLCGWVLCWTLVNLFKNHSVLNLLFLGYPFGVYVPLCCFHQESRAQPVPSDCGYSDQDLSHGPFFRPKDFLALLRENLREQFTTPGHIPQHTCPQPPSPELIRSEVEELRSDFNRRIKEVLFNSLFSAYYVAFLPLCFVKSTQYYDMRWSCEHLIMVWINAFVMLMSQLLPPSYCDLLHRSAAHLGRWQKLEHGFFSNAPQHVWSESTVWPQGVLVRHSRSLYKAVGPYNVALPSDVSHARFYFLFHKPLRILNLLIWIESSVVLYQLYSLLRSESWNHTLSLGLILFCNYYVLFKLLRDRIVLGKAYSYPVTSSTGSNSTATNGLGLKSQ